The following are from one region of the Arthrobacter sp. TMP15 genome:
- a CDS encoding sulfatase-like hydrolase/transferase has translation MNILLIMADEFAAHALTRVRSTDEHFRTPHLDRLATSSTTFTQAYTPFPLCVPARSAMVTGRYPHQLGVISNAKASPAGAEPTEEPGHGTNSLGHWFTAAGYDCAYAGKWHALQASATEADGFTPIHPFGDEGLVQACSTWLDGRKDTRPFFLVASFDDPHTICEYARSQPMPYGNIPPVPVADAPALPANFPPAPYSPEALSMEQVAAARVYGTNGFSPDEWRGYRHVYAALVERVDQRMGQLLERIDLASTAVVLISDHGDGDASHAWNQKTALYQECIKVPFMVHVPGQRAAVIDAPVPAVLGLLPTLCQVAGIPAPGGLAVPSVLEATTAPVVVQTSFSDGAALPGAGTTGRALILRNWKYVVYSWGRNREQLHNLDIDPGEQRNLAVERDHEPVLESMRQELLDWALTTGDTAFLKKLVLPKFASADQHREIFMLPY, from the coding sequence ATGAATATCTTACTGATCATGGCGGATGAATTTGCAGCTCATGCTTTGACACGGGTCCGCTCCACGGATGAGCACTTCCGCACTCCTCACCTTGACCGGCTGGCCACGTCATCGACAACTTTTACGCAGGCGTACACGCCCTTTCCTTTATGCGTGCCGGCTCGCAGCGCCATGGTCACCGGCCGGTATCCGCACCAGCTGGGGGTCATTTCCAATGCGAAGGCATCCCCTGCGGGCGCGGAGCCCACCGAGGAACCCGGACATGGAACAAACTCGTTGGGGCACTGGTTCACAGCGGCCGGGTATGACTGCGCATATGCAGGAAAATGGCACGCCCTCCAAGCCAGTGCCACGGAGGCTGACGGTTTCACCCCCATCCACCCCTTCGGTGACGAGGGCTTGGTTCAGGCCTGCAGTACCTGGCTGGACGGCAGGAAAGATACCCGTCCCTTCTTCTTGGTTGCTTCCTTCGATGACCCCCACACGATCTGTGAATACGCCCGCTCCCAGCCGATGCCGTACGGAAACATACCCCCTGTCCCCGTGGCGGACGCCCCTGCCCTGCCTGCAAATTTTCCTCCTGCGCCTTATTCTCCGGAGGCACTATCCATGGAGCAAGTGGCAGCCGCACGCGTCTATGGCACCAACGGTTTCAGCCCCGATGAATGGCGAGGTTACCGGCATGTGTACGCGGCACTTGTGGAGCGCGTTGACCAACGCATGGGGCAACTGCTGGAGCGGATCGATTTGGCAAGCACCGCCGTCGTACTAATTAGCGATCACGGCGACGGCGATGCCTCTCATGCCTGGAACCAAAAGACCGCGCTATACCAAGAATGCATCAAGGTGCCGTTCATGGTACATGTTCCGGGGCAGCGCGCTGCGGTGATCGACGCACCCGTCCCGGCGGTTCTGGGGCTCCTGCCGACCCTGTGCCAGGTGGCGGGGATTCCAGCTCCGGGGGGACTCGCCGTACCCTCTGTGCTGGAAGCCACAACCGCTCCGGTGGTGGTGCAAACCTCATTTAGCGATGGGGCTGCGCTTCCCGGCGCAGGAACCACCGGGCGGGCACTTATTCTGCGAAATTGGAAATATGTTGTGTACAGCTGGGGTAGGAATCGGGAGCAGCTGCATAATCTGGACATAGACCCCGGCGAACAGCGAAACCTGGCCGTTGAGCGGGACCATGAACCAGTGCTTGAATCCATGCGTCAAGAGTTGCTTGACTGGGCACTGACCACCGGTGATACCGCTTTTTTGAAAAAGCTCGTGCTACCGAAATTTGCCTCCGCTGATCAACATCGAGAAATTTTTATGCTCCCTTATTAG
- a CDS encoding response regulator transcription factor — translation MKKIGPEAKLLVVDDEPNIRELLSTSLRFAGFEVIAAANGREALAAAEEHNPDLAVLDVMLPDMDGFTVTRRLRAAGRHFPVLFLTARDDTEDKVTGLTVGGDDYVTKPFSLDEVVARIRAVLRRTQPMEDDDAVLRVADLELDDDAHEVRRAGKTVELSPTEFKLLRYLMLNPNRVLSKAQILDHVWEYDFNGDASIVESYISYLRRKIDTDAELPALIQTKRGVGYVLRTADKR, via the coding sequence GTGAAAAAGATCGGACCTGAAGCCAAGTTGCTCGTAGTTGATGACGAGCCCAATATTCGTGAACTGCTCTCAACGTCCCTGCGATTCGCAGGGTTTGAGGTCATTGCGGCCGCCAACGGCCGCGAAGCCCTCGCCGCAGCCGAAGAACACAACCCCGACCTTGCTGTGCTGGATGTGATGCTCCCGGACATGGACGGTTTTACTGTGACCCGCAGACTGCGTGCTGCTGGCCGGCATTTTCCTGTCCTGTTCCTCACTGCCCGCGATGACACTGAGGACAAGGTCACGGGCCTGACAGTGGGTGGCGATGATTACGTCACCAAGCCGTTCAGCCTGGATGAGGTGGTGGCTCGCATCCGCGCAGTGCTGCGCCGTACTCAACCCATGGAAGATGACGACGCCGTTCTCCGTGTTGCCGATTTGGAGCTCGACGACGACGCCCACGAGGTGCGCCGGGCAGGGAAAACGGTGGAGCTCTCCCCCACCGAGTTCAAACTTCTGCGCTACCTCATGCTCAACCCCAACCGGGTGCTTTCCAAAGCCCAAATCCTTGACCACGTCTGGGAATACGACTTCAATGGCGACGCCTCCATCGTGGAGTCTTACATCTCCTACCTGCGCCGCAAGATCGATACCGATGCTGAACTTCCTGCTCTCATCCAAACCAAGCGCGGCGTGGGCTACGTGCTGCGAACGGCCGACAAGCGCTAG